A window of the Cystobacter fuscus genome harbors these coding sequences:
- a CDS encoding SDR family oxidoreductase yields the protein MSKVWFVTGSSRGFGRQFVKAALERGDRVAATARNADSLSDLVGRFGKAIYPLALDVTHKAAAEAALREASAHFGRLDIVVNNAGYGQFGFVEEVSEQEVRAQMETNFFGALWVTQAAVALMRQQGSGHIIQISSIGGVAAFPSLGIYHASKWALEGMSESLAQECAGFGIKVTIVEPGGFSTDWGGSSAVHARKNDAYEGLRKAMAARRSGASYGDPVGAANALLRIVDAQNPPLRVLFGGQPVDIVKGLYARRLETWAQWEELSRAADGK from the coding sequence ATGAGCAAGGTATGGTTCGTTACTGGCTCTTCTCGCGGATTTGGACGCCAGTTCGTCAAGGCCGCCCTGGAGCGTGGAGACCGGGTCGCCGCGACGGCCCGGAACGCCGACTCCCTGTCGGACCTCGTCGGTCGGTTCGGAAAAGCCATCTACCCGCTGGCTCTCGACGTCACCCACAAGGCCGCCGCGGAGGCCGCCCTCCGTGAGGCGTCAGCGCATTTCGGCCGGCTGGACATCGTCGTCAACAATGCCGGCTACGGGCAGTTCGGGTTCGTCGAGGAGGTCTCCGAGCAGGAGGTCCGGGCCCAGATGGAGACCAACTTCTTCGGTGCGCTCTGGGTGACCCAGGCCGCTGTCGCGCTCATGCGCCAACAGGGTTCGGGTCACATCATCCAGATCTCCAGCATCGGTGGCGTTGCCGCCTTCCCCTCGCTCGGCATCTACCATGCGTCCAAGTGGGCGCTCGAGGGCATGAGCGAGTCACTGGCCCAGGAATGCGCCGGGTTCGGCATCAAGGTGACGATTGTCGAGCCTGGAGGCTTCAGCACTGATTGGGGCGGAAGCTCCGCCGTGCACGCCAGGAAGAACGACGCCTATGAGGGCCTGCGCAAGGCCATGGCCGCTCGGCGGAGCGGCGCGTCCTACGGAGATCCCGTGGGGGCCGCCAACGCGCTCCTGCGCATCGTGGATGCGCAGAACCCACCCCTGCGCGTCCTCTTCGGCGGCCAGCCCGTCGACATCGTCAAGGGTCTGTACGCCAGACGTCTGGAAACCTGGGCGCAGTGGGAAGAACTCTCCCGCGCGGCCGATGGCAAATGA
- a CDS encoding histone deacetylase family protein gives MKVAHSPLHARHDGGKELHRGELVPCFEMPVRADYILTAVRRAGFEVLEPRAFPLESLLRVHDAGFIEFLRTAHAEWRAVGKEGFMLPSGFPARALRRDHIPSGINGKMGYYAFDASTPIVEGTWDAALAAAHCALTAAAWVVEGEKSAYALCRPPGHHAARSVYGGYCFLNNAALAAQHLRDQGFERVAVLDVDYHHGNGTQDIFWERSDVLFVSIHATPETEYPYFLGYADEWGEGAGEGYTRNFPLPRGTTWKEYDIALGAALDVVGGFAPDALVVSLGVDTYGGDPISAFKLATEHFPLMGRHLAELKVPTVFVQEGGYAVEEIGTNVAGVLEGFLGG, from the coding sequence ATGAAAGTCGCTCATTCCCCCCTGCATGCCCGCCACGATGGGGGCAAGGAACTGCATCGCGGCGAGCTGGTGCCATGCTTCGAGATGCCGGTGCGCGCCGACTACATCCTGACGGCGGTGCGACGCGCCGGCTTCGAGGTGCTCGAGCCGCGTGCGTTCCCGCTGGAGTCGCTGTTGCGCGTCCACGATGCCGGCTTCATCGAGTTCCTGCGCACCGCCCACGCCGAGTGGCGGGCCGTCGGCAAGGAGGGCTTCATGTTGCCGAGCGGCTTTCCCGCCCGCGCCCTGCGACGTGATCACATCCCCTCCGGCATCAACGGCAAGATGGGCTACTACGCCTTCGATGCCAGCACGCCCATCGTCGAGGGCACCTGGGACGCCGCGCTCGCCGCCGCCCATTGCGCCCTGACGGCCGCCGCGTGGGTCGTCGAGGGCGAGAAGAGCGCCTATGCCCTGTGCCGTCCTCCCGGACACCATGCGGCTCGCTCCGTCTACGGCGGCTACTGCTTCCTCAACAACGCGGCCCTGGCGGCGCAACACCTGCGGGACCAGGGCTTCGAGCGGGTGGCGGTGCTGGACGTGGACTACCATCATGGCAATGGCACCCAGGACATCTTCTGGGAGCGTTCCGACGTGCTGTTCGTGTCCATCCACGCCACCCCGGAGACCGAGTACCCCTACTTCCTCGGCTATGCCGACGAGTGGGGCGAGGGCGCCGGAGAGGGATACACCCGCAACTTCCCGCTGCCGCGTGGCACCACCTGGAAGGAGTACGACATCGCCCTGGGCGCGGCGCTGGATGTCGTGGGCGGGTTCGCGCCGGATGCGCTCGTGGTGTCGCTCGGTGTGGATACCTACGGGGGAGATCCGATCAGCGCCTTCAAGCTCGCCACGGAGCACTTCCCGCTGATGGGAAGGCACCTGGCCGAGCTGAAGGTGCCCACCGTCTTCGTGCAGGAGGGCGGCTACGCGGTGGAGGAGATCGGCACCAACGTCGCCGGAGTCCTGGAGGGGTTCCTGGGCGGGTAG
- a CDS encoding expansin EXLX1 family cellulose-binding protein, whose protein sequence is MHRTTLPLARLSVVALLMSLAACGPESNVEPNAGDESTRTADALASTPIGNFKDGLITYYNATGAGACSFDASPQDLDVAAIAQGEYENSGACGSCAEVQGPLGTVRVRIVDVCPGCTTAGHLDLSREAFAKIAKPIDGRVAVKWRFVSCPVTGPIQYRFKTGSSQYWTAIQVRNHALPIKKLEFMSNGKWVEVPRLSYNYFVQASGMGTGSLRVRVTASNGQVLEDTLPSIQAEKTFPGKAQFTP, encoded by the coding sequence ATGCACAGAACCACCTTGCCCCTCGCTCGCTTGTCCGTCGTCGCCTTGTTGATGTCGCTCGCCGCCTGCGGGCCCGAGTCGAATGTCGAACCGAACGCGGGAGACGAGTCCACGCGCACCGCGGATGCCCTGGCCTCGACTCCGATCGGCAACTTCAAGGATGGCCTCATCACCTACTACAACGCGACCGGCGCGGGAGCCTGCAGCTTCGACGCGAGCCCGCAGGATCTCGACGTGGCCGCCATCGCCCAGGGCGAGTACGAGAACAGCGGGGCGTGTGGCTCGTGCGCCGAGGTGCAGGGACCGCTGGGCACGGTGCGCGTGCGCATCGTGGATGTCTGCCCCGGGTGCACCACCGCGGGCCACCTTGACCTCAGCCGCGAGGCCTTCGCGAAGATCGCCAAGCCCATCGATGGCCGCGTGGCCGTGAAATGGCGCTTCGTCTCGTGCCCCGTGACGGGCCCCATCCAGTACCGCTTCAAGACGGGGAGCAGCCAGTACTGGACCGCGATCCAGGTGCGCAACCATGCCCTGCCCATCAAGAAGCTGGAGTTCATGAGCAACGGCAAGTGGGTGGAGGTCCCTCGCCTGAGCTACAACTACTTCGTGCAGGCCTCGGGGATGGGCACGGGCTCCCTCCGGGTCCGGGTGACGGCCTCGAACGGGCAGGTGCTCGAGGACACCCTGCCGAGCATCCAGGCCGAGAAGACGTTCCCGGGCAAGGCCCAGTTCACGCCGTAG